One stretch of Chryseobacterium indologenes DNA includes these proteins:
- a CDS encoding vWA domain-containing protein, whose product MKEHIVRGFRFETYKAPELSVFDRLLEIFTDLLTHTSGDFDEAIDWLRMLDEEYQLTTPEYTIDDFIEDLKKKGYIREEIDPNGGNGIRLSAKMEQNIRKQALNQIFGNLGKSGNGNHKTNKSGAGEDTTGEFRTYNFGDPVEKISITESLKNAQINNGIGDFHLTEDDLIVEESIHQSQMSTVLMIDISHSMILYGEDRITPAKKVAMALAELITTRYPKDTLDIIVFGDDAWPVKIQELPYLQVGPYHTNTVAGLQLAMDILRRKRNTNKQIFMITDGKPSCVRQADGTYYMNSYGLDEYVVQKCYNMASQARRLHIPITTFMIAQDPYLQRFVSEFTEANQGKAFYTGLNGLGQMIFEDYETNRKKRIR is encoded by the coding sequence ATGAAAGAGCATATTGTGAGAGGGTTCAGATTTGAAACTTACAAAGCCCCGGAATTATCTGTATTTGATCGTTTACTGGAAATTTTTACAGATTTGTTAACCCATACTTCAGGAGATTTTGATGAAGCTATTGACTGGCTTCGAATGCTGGATGAAGAATATCAGCTTACTACTCCAGAATATACCATTGATGATTTTATTGAGGACCTTAAAAAGAAAGGATATATCCGTGAAGAAATTGATCCTAATGGTGGAAATGGAATTCGTTTGAGCGCAAAAATGGAACAGAATATCCGTAAACAAGCGCTTAATCAAATATTCGGAAATCTTGGGAAAAGTGGTAATGGTAATCATAAAACCAATAAAAGCGGAGCGGGAGAAGATACGACCGGCGAATTCCGTACGTATAATTTCGGTGATCCGGTAGAAAAAATTTCTATTACGGAAAGTCTTAAGAATGCTCAAATCAATAATGGAATCGGAGATTTTCATCTTACTGAAGATGATTTAATTGTAGAAGAAAGCATTCACCAATCACAGATGAGTACGGTTTTGATGATTGACATCAGCCATAGTATGATATTGTATGGTGAAGACCGGATCACTCCGGCTAAAAAAGTGGCAATGGCACTTGCAGAACTTATTACAACGCGTTATCCGAAAGATACTCTGGATATCATTGTTTTTGGAGACGATGCATGGCCTGTTAAAATCCAGGAGCTGCCTTATCTTCAGGTTGGCCCTTATCATACCAATACAGTTGCCGGGCTTCAGTTGGCAATGGATATTTTACGAAGAAAGAGGAATACTAATAAACAGATTTTCATGATTACAGACGGAAAACCAAGTTGTGTTCGTCAGGCTGATGGAACTTATTATATGAATTCTTATGGTTTGGATGAGTATGTTGTTCAGAAATGTTATAATATGGCATCTCAAGCAAGAAGACTGCACATTCCGATCACTACTTTTATGATTGCGCAGGATCCGTATTTACAGCGCTTTGTAAGTGAATTTACAGAAGCTAATCAAGGGAAGGCTTTTTACACGGGGCTCAATGGATTAGGGCAGATGATTTTTGAGGATTATGAGACCAATCGTAAAAAAAGAATCCGTTAA
- a CDS encoding AAA family ATPase: protein MNDKTTIKTLGSLRASGYISKNIKDELRDNLKSKIRNKESVFEGIFGYENTVIPQLEHAILSRHNINLLGLRGQAKTKLARMMTSLLDEWIPFVAGSEINDDPFHPISRYAKELIEEQGDDTPIEWLHRDERFFEKLATPDVTVADLIGDVDPIKAANLKLSYADDRVIHFGMIPRANRCIFVINELPDLQARIQVSLFNILQEGDVQIRGFKVRMPLDIQFVFTANPEDYTNRGSIVTPLKDRIGSQILTHYPENINIAREITNYESSLDSRQKNGVYVPSLAKDLLEQIGFEARESEYVDSKSGVSARISITAFENLLSTAERRSLLTGDEATSVRLSDFVGVIPAITGKVELVYEGEQEGAEAVAQLLIDNAIRTLFTLYFPKVEKLEKKNIDGPFSQITDWFLEDDGFLEITDESSDESYAKSLNRIYPLDQIIEKYQPDTQPEDVLFLKEFILWGLAVNKKLNKERFRTGVFFS from the coding sequence ATGAATGACAAAACAACCATAAAAACACTGGGTTCATTAAGAGCATCAGGATATATATCAAAAAATATAAAAGATGAATTAAGAGATAATTTAAAATCTAAAATTCGCAATAAAGAGTCTGTATTTGAAGGAATTTTCGGATATGAAAATACGGTTATTCCTCAATTGGAACATGCTATTCTAAGCCGGCATAATATTAATTTATTAGGGTTGAGAGGCCAGGCGAAAACAAAGCTGGCAAGAATGATGACCTCTTTACTGGATGAGTGGATTCCGTTTGTTGCAGGAAGTGAAATTAATGATGATCCCTTTCATCCGATTTCGCGTTATGCTAAAGAATTAATTGAAGAACAAGGTGATGATACACCAATAGAATGGCTTCATCGAGATGAAAGATTTTTTGAAAAATTGGCTACTCCGGATGTGACTGTTGCTGATCTGATCGGTGATGTAGACCCTATTAAAGCGGCTAATCTTAAACTTTCTTATGCAGATGACCGTGTGATTCACTTTGGGATGATCCCGCGCGCCAACCGTTGTATCTTTGTGATTAATGAATTGCCGGATCTTCAGGCGAGAATTCAGGTTTCTTTATTTAATATTTTGCAGGAAGGCGATGTGCAGATTCGTGGATTTAAGGTGAGAATGCCTTTGGATATACAATTTGTTTTCACTGCGAACCCTGAAGATTATACCAACAGAGGTAGTATTGTGACGCCACTGAAAGATCGTATAGGCTCGCAGATTTTGACTCATTATCCTGAAAATATCAATATTGCAAGAGAAATTACCAATTATGAATCAAGTTTAGACAGCCGTCAGAAAAATGGAGTATATGTCCCTTCCTTAGCAAAGGATCTTTTGGAACAGATTGGTTTTGAAGCTCGTGAAAGCGAATATGTAGATTCAAAAAGTGGAGTAAGTGCCCGTATTAGTATTACAGCTTTCGAAAATTTATTGAGTACAGCAGAACGTAGATCTTTGTTAACAGGTGACGAAGCAACTTCTGTGAGATTAAGCGATTTTGTAGGGGTAATTCCTGCAATCACGGGAAAAGTGGAATTGGTTTATGAAGGAGAACAGGAAGGAGCGGAAGCGGTTGCTCAGTTATTAATTGATAACGCGATCAGAACTTTGTTCACATTATATTTCCCAAAAGTGGAAAAACTGGAGAAAAAGAATATTGATGGACCGTTTAGCCAAATTACGGATTGGTTTTTAGAGGACGATGGCTTTTTGGAAATTACAGATGAATCTTCGGATGAATCTTATGCAAAATCTCTTAACAGAATTTATCCTCTTGATCAGATCATTGAGAAATATCAACCGGATACTCAGCCGGAAGATGTTTTATTCTTAAAAGAGTTTATTCTCTGGGGACTGGCAGTTAACAAAAAACTGAATAAAGAAAGATTCAGAACAGGAGTTTTCTTTTCTTAA
- a CDS encoding acyl-CoA carboxylase subunit beta — MDIEFNKREDQNRLKLSEINRLLAEIKKGGGEKRLQKLREEGKMTARERIDYLLDKDSDSIEIGAFAGYEMYEEHGGCPSGGVVVVMGYVSGRQCLVVANDASVKAGAWFPITGKKNLRAQEIAMENRLPIIYLVDSAGVYLPMQDEIFPDKEMFGRIFRNNAKMSASGIIQISAVMGSCVAGGAYLPIMSDEAMIVDKTGSIFLAGSYLVKAAIGESIDNETLGGATTHCSISGVTDYKAKDDKDALNRIKNIMKSVGSTEKAGFDRIESFPPKESPDNIFGIMPVSRAEQYDTYEIIKCIVDNSEYEEYKPDYGKSIICATARVDGWSVGIVANQRKLVKSGKGEMQFGGVIYSDSADKATRFIANCNQRKIPLIFLQDVTGFMVGSKSEHGGIIKDGAKMVNAVSNSVVPKFTIITGNSYGAGNYAMCGKAYDPRLIVAWPWADLAVMGGAQAAKVLAQIQESTLKKQGKEISEEEHNEILDTISKKYQKQTESTYAAARLWTDAIINPTDTRKWISMGIEAANHAPITEKFNLGVIQV; from the coding sequence ATGGACATCGAATTCAACAAACGAGAAGATCAGAACAGATTAAAATTATCAGAGATAAATCGCTTGCTTGCCGAGATTAAAAAAGGAGGCGGTGAAAAGAGGCTTCAGAAGCTTCGTGAAGAAGGAAAAATGACTGCAAGAGAAAGAATAGACTATCTTCTGGATAAAGATTCTGATTCCATAGAAATTGGTGCATTTGCAGGCTATGAAATGTATGAAGAGCATGGAGGTTGTCCTAGCGGAGGAGTTGTAGTAGTAATGGGATATGTTTCCGGAAGGCAATGTCTTGTTGTAGCCAATGATGCATCTGTAAAAGCAGGAGCTTGGTTTCCTATTACAGGAAAGAAAAATCTGAGAGCACAGGAAATAGCAATGGAAAACAGACTTCCAATCATTTATCTTGTAGATTCTGCAGGAGTATACTTACCTATGCAGGACGAAATTTTCCCGGATAAAGAAATGTTCGGTAGAATATTTAGAAATAATGCTAAAATGAGTGCTTCAGGAATCATTCAGATTTCGGCTGTTATGGGAAGTTGTGTAGCCGGAGGAGCTTATCTTCCTATCATGAGTGATGAGGCTATGATTGTGGATAAAACAGGTTCTATTTTCCTTGCAGGAAGCTATCTTGTAAAAGCTGCTATTGGTGAAAGCATCGATAATGAAACATTAGGAGGAGCTACTACTCATTGCTCTATTTCAGGGGTTACAGATTATAAAGCTAAAGATGATAAAGATGCTTTAAACAGAATCAAAAACATTATGAAATCTGTTGGAAGTACTGAAAAAGCAGGCTTCGACAGAATAGAAAGTTTCCCACCAAAAGAAAGCCCAGATAATATCTTCGGAATTATGCCGGTTTCCAGAGCAGAACAGTATGATACTTACGAAATTATCAAATGTATTGTGGATAACTCCGAATATGAAGAATATAAACCAGACTACGGTAAAAGTATCATTTGCGCTACTGCAAGAGTGGATGGATGGTCTGTAGGTATTGTAGCCAATCAGAGAAAATTAGTAAAGAGCGGTAAAGGTGAAATGCAGTTTGGAGGAGTCATTTATTCCGATTCTGCGGATAAAGCAACCCGATTCATTGCTAACTGTAATCAAAGAAAAATCCCTTTAATCTTCTTACAGGATGTTACCGGATTCATGGTAGGTTCCAAATCAGAACATGGGGGGATCATCAAAGACGGCGCTAAAATGGTAAATGCTGTTTCCAATTCCGTAGTTCCGAAGTTTACTATTATTACGGGTAATTCTTATGGAGCAGGAAATTACGCTATGTGTGGAAAGGCTTATGATCCTAGACTTATTGTAGCATGGCCTTGGGCTGATCTTGCTGTAATGGGCGGAGCACAAGCTGCAAAAGTATTAGCACAGATTCAGGAGTCAACATTGAAAAAACAAGGTAAAGAAATTTCTGAAGAAGAACATAATGAAATTTTAGATACCATTTCAAAAAAATACCAAAAACAAACAGAATCAACTTATGCTGCTGCCAGATTATGGACTGATGCCATCATCAACCCAACAGATACCAGAAAATGGATTTCCATGGGAATTGAAGCCGCTAATCACGCTCCTATTACAGAGAAATTTAACCTGGGAGTTATCCAGGTTTGA
- a CDS encoding GNAT family N-acetyltransferase, translating into MILHPDIKINTQHLTLQPVDSSYIDDILKHFTKEVTKYMPFNPKGNKKEIINFVNESKRNLLQNTDLVMVALDSNRNFIGCCGIHNITEKSIELGLWLKKSAQGQGLGTEIITALIMFLEHNFTFKYILYPVDEENIASKKIPEKLGFIPAKKYKKFKDTVTDLNILEYRKYY; encoded by the coding sequence ATGATATTACATCCAGATATTAAAATTAATACACAACATCTAACTTTACAGCCTGTTGATTCTTCATATATAGATGATATTCTAAAGCATTTTACAAAAGAAGTCACTAAATATATGCCCTTTAATCCGAAAGGGAACAAAAAAGAGATCATCAATTTTGTTAATGAATCGAAAAGAAATTTATTACAAAATACAGATCTGGTAATGGTTGCTCTGGACTCAAACAGAAACTTTATTGGATGTTGTGGTATTCATAATATTACGGAGAAATCTATTGAACTTGGATTATGGTTAAAAAAGAGTGCGCAAGGACAAGGATTGGGAACCGAAATTATAACAGCTCTTATCATGTTCCTGGAACATAATTTCACATTTAAATACATTTTATACCCAGTAGACGAGGAAAATATAGCCAGCAAAAAAATTCCAGAAAAACTAGGATTCATTCCAGCTAAAAAATACAAGAAATTTAAAGATACAGTTACCGATCTCAATATTTTAGAGTATAGAAAATATTACTAG
- a CDS encoding DMT family transporter has protein sequence MHKLALFRLHLIVFLWGFTAILGKLIHANAQILVFYRMLFAAIFLFVFIRIYKKESIKVSKKIFFQLAAIGFTMALHWYCFFYSIKVSNVSIALSCLSLSTLFASILEPVIFKRKVDISEVVMGMVIVACILLIFRTEFQYKEGIIYGILCAVFGTIFSVFNGKMFGKTSSGNIIFYEIFSGWFILMLFYLFSGQIFQMNEINYRDIALICLLASVFTAFPMLESVKLMKYISPFTLILTVNLEPVYGIILAFFIFGESEHMSPVFYIASGVMILAIIANGLIKARKTKNFN, from the coding sequence ATGCATAAATTAGCGCTTTTCAGATTGCACTTAATAGTATTTTTATGGGGATTCACTGCAATTTTAGGAAAACTGATTCATGCGAATGCACAGATCCTTGTATTTTATAGAATGTTGTTTGCAGCGATCTTTCTTTTTGTATTCATCAGGATATATAAAAAAGAAAGTATAAAGGTTTCAAAAAAAATATTTTTCCAGCTGGCAGCAATTGGTTTTACCATGGCGCTTCACTGGTATTGCTTTTTCTATTCGATTAAAGTTTCCAATGTTTCCATCGCATTGAGCTGTTTATCACTATCCACACTCTTTGCCTCTATTTTGGAGCCTGTTATTTTTAAAAGAAAGGTTGATATTTCTGAAGTAGTGATGGGTATGGTGATTGTAGCCTGTATTTTACTGATCTTCAGAACAGAATTTCAATATAAAGAAGGAATCATATATGGAATTCTCTGTGCTGTTTTTGGGACTATATTTTCTGTTTTTAATGGAAAAATGTTTGGAAAAACGAGTTCCGGAAATATTATATTTTACGAAATATTCAGTGGTTGGTTTATTTTAATGCTATTTTATTTATTTTCAGGACAAATTTTTCAAATGAATGAAATAAACTACCGTGATATAGCGTTAATATGCTTGTTAGCCAGTGTTTTTACTGCTTTTCCAATGCTGGAATCAGTAAAATTAATGAAGTATATTTCGCCTTTTACTCTAATTTTAACAGTTAATTTGGAACCTGTTTACGGAATTATACTAGCTTTTTTTATCTTTGGGGAATCAGAACATATGAGTCCTGTATTTTATATTGCCTCAGGAGTTATGATACTGGCAATCATTGCCAATGGATTAATAAAAGCCAGAAAAACTAAAAACTTTAACTAG
- a CDS encoding PorV/PorQ family protein, which produces MMKKYFLLAFSLLYGLYQSQIIRKYSNEFLNIGAGARGLAMGGAVISNQDDVYSPMWNPAGLMSIEKDWQGAAMHAEYFESIAKYDYLAYARVMEEGVFGVSVVRLGVDNILNTTQMIDAEGNIDYDKITKFSQSDYAAILSYAFRPGGNPNLDVGVNAKIVYRNVGKFANGYGFGFDVGAIYKGENGWKFGGMVRDITTTVNFWSINQKELSTVVNGEEFNPAPKDKLELTMPKLNVGASKLFEINSSVYVLPEAGINVDFAKTASLISTDFASISPYAGAELGYQKMIFVRLGINRFQSITDIEDLKRKVSFQPSAGIGIRYRGLTLDYAITNSGIGGSNFYSNFFSLKLDMGAFRND; this is translated from the coding sequence ATGATGAAAAAATATTTTTTACTTGCATTTTCACTGCTCTATGGGCTGTATCAATCTCAGATCATCAGGAAATATTCCAATGAATTCTTAAATATCGGAGCTGGTGCCAGAGGACTGGCAATGGGAGGTGCTGTAATATCCAATCAGGATGACGTATATTCTCCTATGTGGAACCCAGCGGGTTTGATGTCTATTGAAAAAGACTGGCAGGGAGCTGCAATGCATGCCGAATACTTTGAGTCTATTGCAAAATATGATTATTTGGCTTATGCCAGAGTAATGGAAGAGGGTGTTTTTGGAGTCTCCGTAGTAAGACTTGGGGTAGATAATATTTTGAATACAACCCAGATGATTGATGCTGAAGGAAATATTGATTACGATAAAATCACAAAATTCTCTCAGTCAGATTATGCCGCTATACTTTCGTATGCATTCCGTCCAGGCGGAAATCCAAATCTTGATGTTGGGGTGAATGCTAAAATTGTTTATAGAAATGTAGGTAAATTTGCCAATGGTTATGGTTTCGGTTTTGATGTAGGAGCTATTTATAAAGGTGAAAATGGATGGAAATTCGGAGGGATGGTAAGAGATATTACCACTACTGTTAACTTTTGGAGTATAAATCAGAAAGAATTATCAACAGTAGTAAATGGTGAAGAATTCAACCCGGCACCAAAAGATAAATTAGAGCTTACAATGCCTAAGCTTAATGTAGGAGCGAGTAAGTTATTTGAAATCAACAGTAGCGTTTATGTATTGCCAGAAGCAGGAATCAATGTAGATTTTGCAAAAACGGCTTCTTTGATCTCAACCGATTTTGCAAGTATAAGCCCTTATGCAGGGGCTGAATTAGGCTATCAGAAAATGATTTTTGTGAGATTAGGGATCAACAGGTTCCAGTCTATTACAGATATAGAGGATTTAAAAAGAAAAGTTTCTTTCCAGCCAAGTGCAGGTATTGGAATCAGATATAGAGGTTTAACCCTGGATTATGCAATTACCAATTCAGGTATTGGAGGTTCAAATTTCTATTCTAATTTTTTCTCGCTTAAACTGGATATGGGGGCATTCAGAAATGATTAA